ATACCAACACATATTGCTCCAATAACAGACAGAATTTTCATAAATCCAACTCAAGAGCTTTCACTCTCCACGAGAGCAATAATTTCTTTCTTTTGAGAACTATCAATAATTCATTTCTCTTCACTCAACTTGAGATAGTGAGATAATTTATCTGTAAAACTCATATTTGAATATTAAAAAATACACATAGTACATACTCATAGTAAGGAAATTCAAAAAATGTAAACAAAATAAAAATCCCGTGAGGGATTTTTATTTTATATCTTAAGTGGCATAATTATATGTTTGAATTGTCCTGGCAGAGCTTTTTTAGCTCCTTCGTCTGGAACAGGAAGCAGGAGGATTGGAGCGAGTGGATTTTCAAATTGAAGAGATACGTGCGTTGTTTCGATAACTCAAAGTGCTTCTAGAAAGTAAGTGGAGTTGATTCAGATTATAGCATCTTCTCCTTCTACGCTTCAAACAAGTTGTACTTCACCTTCTCAAATTTGAGTTTCTGATGTCTCGAGGAGAATTCCATTTTCTGCTGAGAAACTCATTTTTATTGAGTAATTATTCTCTTTAGAGATGAGATTGATTTTTCTTAGAGCTTGCATGAGGTCATATCTATTTATCACTCATTTTGTAGTATATGAATTTGGAAAAAAGTTTTTATAGTCAGGGAATTTACCGTTTAAAAGTCTTGAATAAAACTTCACATTTCCGAAGAAAAATGCTATTTGATTTTCACCACTTACAATGGTAACATCCTCATCATCTCAAAGAATACTTTTGATTTCATAACAGGTTTTACTTGGGATGATTTGTGAGAATTTTGTATCTCATTTCGCTGTTTCTAATATTGTTTTATATTCAGAGAGTCTAAAACTGTCTGTTGATGCAAAGACTGCATCTGTCCCTGTAATCTGAACAAAGAGTCCAGCAAGTGTAGGTCGTATATTTCACTCAGCACTTGAGAAAAGTGTCTT
This genomic interval from Candidatus Gracilibacteria bacterium contains the following:
- the dnaN gene encoding DNA polymerase III subunit beta, producing MKFEISTKALQKGLSVVSHATAGITTTPILENILIKVQYKSIILTANNLEMAIEYILEDDVSIQSEGAYSVPSKLFSSYIGLLSDDTVSIELVGNGSLEVKTASGKTKIKGIAAEEFPVIPNIKEELSLSLKGSVVKRSIEKTLFSSAEGNIRPTLAGLFVQITGTDAVFASTDSFRLSEYKTILETAKGDTKFSQIIPSKTCYEIKSILGDDEDVTIVSGENQIAFFFGNVKFYSRLLNGKFPDYKNFFPNSYTTKGVINRYDLMQALRKINLISKENNYSIKMSFSAENGILLETSETQIGEGEVQLVGSVEGEDAIIGINSTYFLEALGVIETTHVSLQFENPLAPILLLPVPDEGAKKALPGQFKHIIMPLKI